One window of Mesorhizobium loti R88b genomic DNA carries:
- a CDS encoding cytochrome P450 family protein, with product MRVENDHCDVIGVPAAPTQLDRLSSAILRQGGMARVSLPGDVVTWAAARHQTLRQMLSDQRFNKDWRQWRALQDGEIPEDHPLIGICKVDNMTTAHGADHRRLRGLLSSSFAPSRIALLAPRIEQCVDRLLAEMAQRGGSADLMCEFAAPLPTNVIAELFGLPDEQREEIVALTYSLANTSATAEEVRQTRQRIPEFFRRLIALKRGQLGDDLASALIVARDKGELVSDTELIDMLFMVLSAGFVTTAGVIGNGVLALLTHPQQLHLVRSGQVPWSQAIEEILRWGSSAANLPFRYATQDVEIDGCMVRRGDAVLMAFDAANGDEKAFGPGADRFDVTRRHNPHLSFGEGPHSCLGAALARLELRCAFPALFGRLEDLALTIAAEDVVYMPSYVIRCPQRLPVSFRPSVA from the coding sequence ATGCGTGTAGAAAACGATCATTGCGACGTGATCGGTGTGCCGGCCGCTCCCACGCAACTTGATCGTCTTTCTTCTGCGATTCTGCGGCAGGGGGGGATGGCGCGAGTGTCGCTGCCAGGCGATGTGGTGACCTGGGCGGCAGCCCGTCACCAGACGCTCAGGCAGATGCTTTCCGACCAGCGTTTCAATAAGGACTGGCGACAGTGGCGGGCGCTGCAGGACGGCGAGATTCCCGAGGATCATCCGCTGATCGGGATATGCAAAGTGGACAACATGACCACGGCGCACGGCGCCGATCACCGGCGCTTGCGCGGCCTGCTGTCCAGCAGCTTCGCGCCCAGTCGTATCGCCTTGCTGGCGCCACGGATCGAACAATGCGTCGATCGACTCCTGGCCGAGATGGCGCAGCGCGGCGGCAGTGCCGATCTGATGTGCGAGTTCGCCGCTCCGCTGCCCACCAACGTGATCGCCGAACTGTTCGGTTTGCCGGACGAACAGCGCGAAGAGATCGTCGCGCTCACCTACAGCCTGGCCAACACCTCCGCCACAGCCGAAGAGGTGCGACAGACGCGGCAGCGCATCCCGGAGTTCTTCCGTCGCCTGATCGCGCTCAAGCGGGGCCAGCTCGGCGATGATCTGGCTTCGGCCCTGATCGTCGCGCGTGACAAAGGCGAGCTCGTTTCCGACACCGAGCTCATCGACATGCTGTTCATGGTGCTCTCTGCGGGCTTCGTGACCACCGCCGGCGTCATCGGCAATGGCGTGCTGGCATTGCTGACGCATCCGCAGCAACTGCACCTGGTGCGCAGCGGCCAAGTTCCGTGGTCACAGGCGATCGAGGAGATCCTGCGCTGGGGCAGCTCAGCGGCCAATCTGCCGTTCCGCTATGCCACCCAGGACGTGGAGATCGACGGATGCATGGTCCGCCGCGGCGATGCCGTCCTGATGGCGTTCGATGCGGCGAACGGGGACGAAAAGGCCTTCGGTCCTGGCGCCGACAGATTCGATGTCACCCGGCGGCACAACCCGCATTTGTCGTTCGGCGAGGGGCCGCATTCCTGCCTGGGCGCTGCGCTGGCGCGCCTGGAATTGCGCTGCGCCTTCCCCGCGCTGTTCGGGCGGCTGGAGGATCTGGCGCTGACCATCGCTGCGGAGGACGTCGTCTACATGCCGTCTTACGTCATTCGCTGCCCGCAGCGCCTGCCGGTCAGCTTCCGCCCTTCCGTCGCTTAG
- the metE gene encoding 5-methyltetrahydropteroyltriglutamate--homocysteine S-methyltransferase, translating into MATLGVPRIGRRRELKFALESYWSGKSPAADLLATAKALRAASWREQHDRGVSKIPSNDFSLYDHVLDTVAMVGAVPARYVWTDGEVPLDTYFAMARGNQDQAADCGHAGDEHAANGHGLAAMEMTKWFDTNYHYIVPELTDDQSFALSSAKPVDHFLEAKALGIHTRPVLLGPVTFLKLAKSPEEGFNPIALLPRLLPVYEELLRRLKLAGADWVQIDEPALVVDLVPNERDALQFAYCRLSKAAPELKIMVATYFGSLGDNLETAISLPVAGLHVDLVRAPEQLETVGRLAQKDLVLSLGLIDGRNVWRANLPAMLDRIKPIVAGWPRDRVEIAPSCSMLHVPIDLDMETALDADVKSWLAFAAQKTDELVVLARALAEGRDAVAAELEASAEAAAARATSAKVHDPLVEGRVASIKVAMTRRKSAFDVRSKLQGDTFGLPSFPTTTIGSFPQTAEVRKARAAHAKGELSYVDYEAFLKKEIEAAVRWQEEIGLDVLVHGEFERNDMVQYFAEQLRGFAFTQHGWVQSYGSRFVRPPIIIGDVSRQQPMTVHWWRYAQSLTPKPVKGMLTGPVTILNWSFVRDDLARSAVCRQVALAIRDEVSDLEKAGAGMIQIDEAALREGLPLREAEWQAYLDWAVECFRLASTAVGDATQIHTHMCYSEFGDIVDAIAAMDADVISIETSRSQMELLDTLRTFKYPNEIGPGVYDIHSPRVPEVGEISNLIMLARDRLLDGQLWVNPDCGLKTRRWEEVRPALVNMVAAARAIREKARTA; encoded by the coding sequence GTGGCAACGCTCGGCGTGCCGCGTATCGGTCGACGGCGGGAACTGAAATTCGCGCTTGAAAGCTACTGGTCCGGAAAATCTCCCGCTGCCGACCTGCTCGCGACGGCGAAGGCGCTACGCGCCGCCAGCTGGAGGGAGCAGCACGATCGCGGCGTGTCGAAAATCCCGTCCAACGATTTCTCGCTTTATGACCATGTGCTCGACACCGTCGCCATGGTCGGCGCCGTGCCGGCACGATACGTCTGGACTGACGGCGAGGTCCCACTCGATACCTATTTCGCCATGGCGCGCGGCAACCAAGATCAGGCCGCTGATTGCGGACATGCCGGTGACGAGCATGCGGCCAACGGGCATGGCCTTGCCGCGATGGAAATGACCAAATGGTTCGACACCAACTATCACTACATTGTGCCGGAACTTACCGACGATCAGAGCTTTGCCCTCTCGTCGGCGAAACCGGTCGATCATTTCCTCGAGGCCAAGGCGCTCGGCATCCACACGCGCCCGGTCCTGCTTGGACCGGTTACCTTTCTCAAGTTGGCGAAGTCACCTGAGGAAGGTTTCAACCCTATCGCGCTCCTGCCACGGCTGCTGCCCGTCTACGAGGAGCTCCTGCGGAGGCTGAAGCTCGCGGGAGCCGATTGGGTGCAGATCGATGAGCCGGCGCTCGTGGTCGATCTGGTTCCCAACGAACGGGATGCGCTCCAATTCGCCTACTGCCGGCTGTCAAAAGCAGCACCGGAGTTGAAGATCATGGTCGCTACCTATTTCGGATCGCTGGGAGACAATCTCGAGACCGCGATTTCTCTGCCCGTGGCGGGACTGCACGTCGATCTCGTGCGCGCTCCAGAGCAGTTGGAGACCGTCGGCCGGCTCGCGCAGAAGGACCTTGTGCTCTCGCTCGGGCTGATCGACGGCCGCAACGTCTGGCGCGCGAACCTGCCTGCCATGCTTGACCGCATCAAGCCGATCGTCGCCGGTTGGCCGCGGGACCGCGTGGAGATCGCCCCGTCCTGCTCGATGCTGCATGTGCCGATCGACCTGGACATGGAGACGGCACTCGATGCGGATGTGAAATCGTGGCTCGCCTTCGCGGCGCAAAAGACCGACGAGCTGGTCGTGCTCGCCCGTGCGCTGGCCGAAGGCCGGGACGCGGTCGCCGCCGAACTAGAGGCGTCGGCTGAGGCTGCCGCCGCTCGCGCGACATCCGCTAAGGTGCATGATCCGCTCGTCGAAGGTCGGGTCGCCAGCATCAAGGTCGCCATGACGCGCCGGAAGAGCGCATTCGACGTGCGCTCCAAGCTTCAGGGCGACACGTTTGGCTTGCCATCCTTCCCCACCACGACGATCGGCTCCTTCCCGCAAACAGCCGAGGTTCGCAAGGCGCGGGCAGCCCATGCCAAGGGCGAGCTGAGTTACGTCGACTATGAGGCCTTCCTGAAAAAAGAGATAGAAGCCGCCGTTCGCTGGCAAGAAGAGATCGGACTCGACGTGCTGGTCCACGGCGAATTCGAGCGCAACGATATGGTGCAATATTTCGCTGAGCAGCTCCGCGGCTTCGCCTTCACGCAACACGGCTGGGTGCAGAGCTATGGCTCGCGCTTTGTGCGCCCCCCGATCATCATTGGCGATGTGTCGCGACAACAGCCGATGACGGTACACTGGTGGCGATATGCCCAGTCGCTGACGCCGAAGCCGGTGAAGGGCATGCTTACCGGCCCGGTGACGATCCTCAACTGGTCCTTCGTCCGAGACGACCTTGCCCGCTCAGCCGTCTGCCGCCAGGTCGCGCTCGCCATTCGCGATGAAGTGAGCGACCTCGAAAAGGCCGGCGCCGGGATGATCCAGATCGACGAAGCCGCACTGCGCGAGGGCTTGCCGCTGCGCGAGGCCGAGTGGCAGGCCTATCTCGACTGGGCCGTCGAATGCTTCCGGCTGGCTTCAACGGCGGTCGGCGATGCGACCCAGATCCACACCCATATGTGCTACTCCGAGTTCGGCGATATCGTGGACGCGATTGCCGCAATGGATGCCGATGTGATCTCCATTGAAACCTCGCGCTCGCAGATGGAACTGCTCGATACGCTTCGAACCTTCAAGTATCCGAACGAGATCGGTCCTGGTGTCTATGACATTCACTCGCCGCGAGTCCCGGAAGTGGGCGAGATTTCCAACCTTATCATGCTTGCGCGCGATCGATTGTTGGATGGCCAACTGTGGGTGAATCCCGACTGCGGTCTCAAAACGCGCAGATGGGAGGAGGTCCGCCCTGCCTTGGTGAACATGGTGGCTGCAGCACGCGCAATTCGGGAAAAAGCGCGGACGGCGTAG
- a CDS encoding DUF982 domain-containing protein, with protein MFDVNDAAAILLRDLHHATDKRRIAMDTCLQVLRGKTHPPAARRAFVAAALEARILRSD; from the coding sequence GTGTTCGACGTCAACGACGCGGCCGCTATCTTGCTCCGGGATCTGCATCATGCGACCGATAAACGCAGGATAGCGATGGACACCTGTCTGCAGGTGTTACGCGGTAAGACCCATCCACCAGCCGCTCGACGAGCTTTCGTCGCAGCCGCACTTGAAGCACGCATTCTGCGCAGCGATTGA
- a CDS encoding DUF982 domain-containing protein, protein MNAEAFSSPLFVKRATHIIQEIAGLADAIDFLNEWPEDRRDLIHEAALRACYDAYDGRKPVSTARNAFFGFAKRVAILEDATSAMQWIAACRSGSGKVQV, encoded by the coding sequence ATGAACGCTGAGGCTTTCAGCAGCCCCCTTTTTGTGAAACGCGCAACCCACATCATCCAAGAGATTGCCGGCCTTGCGGATGCAATCGATTTTCTCAACGAATGGCCGGAAGACCGCAGAGACCTGATCCACGAAGCCGCCCTGAGGGCATGCTACGATGCATACGATGGGCGCAAGCCGGTAAGCACGGCGCGCAATGCCTTTTTCGGCTTTGCGAAGCGGGTCGCCATATTGGAAGATGCAACCTCCGCGATGCAGTGGATCGCCGCCTGCAGATCGGGCAGTGGAAAAGTGCAGGTGTAG